ACCTTCACTGGTACCTCCAGAATGGTAACATCGCTTGCCTTAATCGATCCAGGGTCCGGAACTGTCCCAGCTACAATCTCCCTGAATAAACAACAATCATATCCAATCAAACCCAAGTTTTCTTCTACATCAAGCAATCAAACCCAATAAGAACATGAACAAAATTAGTACCTGCCAACACATTTGAGGGTGTAGGAGATCTCGCAGATGGGGATGGAATGATCATAAGGGTTCTTGACATGAACCTTGCCGAGGTACTCCGCAGCATCGAAGCTCACCTTCCTGAAGTCGACATCTGTGAGCTCTGCTTCTGGCTTTTCTACGTTGCCCAGTTTCTCAGTCACGAAGTTCTTAGCCTTGTCAAATAACCCAGCCATTTCCTGAAGCACTGTAGTAACAAGAGAGATGGATGGAAGAAGAAATAGATAGATCTAAGCCGGAAAGATAGAGTAGTTTGGGGACTTTGAATTTGTGATTAGGGAAATAGGATCCTTGGGAATATATACACGCAGGTGGTAGGCATGGTAGTGGAGTGGGGTATGTGGGTTTCTGACACGTGTCGTGAGGTTGCCGTGGAGACGCGTGACGGTGTGTACGTGTCAGTTGTGTTGCCTCCGTGTTTGGAGATCTGTAAATCCGGCCGACCATAGTTGGAAAGAAAATGGAGAAGGTGTGTACGGAAGTCATGGCTAAGATTTAGATATTTTATTTTGTTCTCGTTACCGTGAACGTTAAAAGAGTCATGGTCTGGGCATCAATGAGAGACACCCCAGCTGGGTCCTTGCTCTTTTGGTAACATTTTCATTGTTTGGTTCTTCTCTGACCTATTTTTTAAGAAAAATAAACAAGTTTCATACTTTAGGACTTCTCACTTGCTAAAGTTTCCTACTTTACTTCTTACAACACAAGTATCATACTTACGAATTCTTTCAAAATCTCACATTCGCCTCATTATCTTGTGCTTCTTGTAATTGTGTTAGATAACAAGAAACGGTGCAGATGCTCATCACAAGATTGTCATGGTTATAAGCACACAAATTCGTAAACTATATTTATTTTCAAGATTTCATTCTTGCAGTGACGACTTCAATATATTAACCCACAAAGTGTTAACTGTGATCAGCTGAACAGAGTCAGGAGTCAGAACCAGCAGGGGTATTACAGAAGCCAAACATATCTTTTCAACTAAAACACATAGGAAATCTTGATATGAAGCACAACATACAAAGACAGAGAAGCTTGAAACTTGGGGAGCTCAACCAAAGAGGCTGGTGAGACTGGGAAGCTTGATCTCTCCCTTCTTGGACAGAGGTATGGTGAAATTCCCAATCACAGGAAGGTCAATGGTGAGACCCAATATCAACTCATAATCAATGTCCCAATCTGCCCCAACATCCTTACACAAGGTCGCCAACACACTATGTGGCACCTTCACTGGTACCTCCAGAATTGTAACATCGCTTGCCTCAATCGATCCCGGGTCCGGAATTTTCCCAGATACAATCTCCCTGAATAACAAAACAATCATATCCAATCAAACCCTGGTTTTCTTCTACATCAAGCAATCAAAACCAATAAGAAGATAAACAAAATTAGTACCTGCCAACACATTTGAGGGTGTAGGAGATCTCGCAGATGGGGATGGAGTGATCATAAGGGTTCTTGACATGAACCTTGCCGAGGTACTCCGCAGCATCGAAGCTCGCCTTCCTGAAGTCAACATCTGTCAGCTCTGCCTCTGGCTTTTCTATGTTGCCCAGTTTCTCAGTCGCGAAGTTCTTAGCCTTGTCAAATATCCCAGCCATTTTCTGAAGCACTGTAGTAACAAGAGAGATGGAGGGAAGAAGAAATAGATAGATCTAAGCCGGAAAGATAGAGTGGTTTGGGGACTTTGAGTTTGTGATTGGGGAATATAGGATCCTTGGGGAATATATAGACACAGGTGGTAGGCATAGTAGTGGAGTGGGATATGTGGGTTTCTGACACGTGTCGTGAGGTTGCCGTGGAGACGCGTGACGGTGTGTACGTGTCAGTTGTGTTGCCTCCGTGTTTGGAGATCTGTAAATCCGGCCGACCATAGTTGGAAAGAAAATGGAGAAGGTGTGTACGGAAGTCATGGCTAAGATTTAGATATTTTATTTTGTTCTCGTTACCGTGAACGTTAAAAGCGTCATGGTCTGGGCATCAATGAGAGACACCCCAGACTGGGTCCTTGCTCTCATATCGACATAGGCTTCCCTTTTTTTTTTTTTTTTTTATTCAAATGAAATGTCATTGATACAGGAGATGTTACAAGCAGTATAAATAATATAAGCAAGACTATTAACGGATCACTTATAACAAATCTCAGATCAAAATGCCCGAAAAATTACTTCCTAAAAGAGTTACCAAATTTCCGGTACACCATGAGACAAGAAAATAATCATCAAGACCAAAAGACTCGTCCGACAAACTGCCAACAGAGTTGGAAAGACAGCGTCGGCACCCTCAATGGGTAGCGGCTTTAACCCCATGAAGGAAAAAGCTCGAGTCAACTCCGCCTCCTGATTAGTGAATGCACGTGATAATTACGGGTGTAGACCTTCATCACTATATCAGCGGTGCATTGTAATCCACCCAAGCACGACCACAGAGGGTCAAGTTATTCAAAACAGAGAAAACAAACAGAAAACTAACATAATAAAACAAAACAAAAGGGATGCAGCACATCTCCTGAATCGGCATGATCAGACTCAATACTGGACTGGACAAGCCCAAGAGCAGTGTCCTAAGCCCAATCCAAATCAGATACTGCCCAAATCCAAGATCGAGCACTCCAAACCATCAGTTTCCATCACAACCACCGCAGCCGACCCTCAACGCCTCCACCGAGCTACCATCAGTTGACGATAGAGACTGAATCCCACCTGCCTACTTTGTCGTCGCCGTCGAAGCATCCCAACTCAGATCCGCAACCCACCACACCTTACCTAGCCAACCCATGGAACAACTCGCCAACAACATGATTGAAGATCCGATCTGACATCAGATCACCAAAGAACCTCAATACTTTCAGCTACCCGCCCAGACAAGCCCGATCTAAAACAAGAAGACACCAGATCGGGGCATATAACCCCCAAAAAACCCGATTGGATATAGCCTCAATACATCAGATCACCGGATCGGGGCATATAACATAGGCTCTCCATTGGATAGGTGATTCTTTAAGGATGGAATGTTGATACCTTTGGTCAAGGATGATCTTATGTTCTAATTTCAAGGACTAAAATCTACCCGATATCTTAGATATGTCTTCAAAATTTCTGTTTTTTACAAACACTAATATTAGTTTTCATATATTTTTGATATTTTATATTATATTTAGTCTATTTTTGGTCGAATATACTATTTTTATATAAAATTTTGGTAAACCTTACATCAATATTTGATATTTTCTCGATATATCCATCAAGATTTCTTTTTTTTAAATCACCGATATTCCTGTGATCGTCAACATTTTAGTCCTTGTCTAATTTAACTAACTACTCCAAAAATAATCTCAACCCTTGTACCATTTCTTGAAAGATAGAGAAGTCGTTATTTCACCACTCCGTCAAAAATACGTACTTTATGTCACATAAATTTAACGTAGATATCATTTAAGTGTCTGAGCTTCTTGGACGAGCTTCTGGAGAAATTTTTCAGTGCTACGGGAGGACCACGTGGCAGTCTGACATGATCCTATTTTCCAATCAAATTTAGACATGTAGATTTTCTTCACGAAAAATTATTTCAGCTATTTTGTCAAAAACCATTTTAGGTTTTCTGTTGTTTTTTTAATACTAAACTCTAAACCCTATACCCTAAACCCTAACCCTAAACTTTAAACCCTATACCCTAGACCCTAGACCCTAGTTTGAACTTGTTAAATACCCATAAATGTCATTTCACAAAAAATAGAAAATATTTGTTTATATTTTAGTTGTAAAAAATCCACATATCTAAATTTGATTGGAACGTAGGACCACGTCAGACTGCCACGTGGTCCTTCTGTAGTATTTAAAAATTTCTCGAGCTTCTGAGGTAAAGAAATAAGAGATCTTTAATGACGGCGGATTAAGATGCTAAAGGAACAAATATGACAAAAGATTTACATGCGCACGTCTTAGACCGATTAGCACCAAATTACTAACCAAATTAGAGAAACTAGCAAACTATATATGGAGGGATTACATGGCCGCAGGCAGTGTTTAGTTTGCCTAGTTTGCCAAGTACAAATGAAGATTCAACAAGAAGTGAATCTGGGAGAAAATAATGAGTAAAAGATCAACCTAGACATAAATTGCTTTCTTCAATGACAAAGAAAATGAACACTTCACATATAACAGTCTCTTCCAAATGAATATTAAGCCATTTCTTTGGTCTACATATGAGAATTTTCATAACTTAACTCGATCTTCATAAGATCGAAGGGTTCGACTCTACCTAGCACTTCCTTTATTCAGTCCTCACCAGTTTATCAATCTGAATCCTTATCTTTTTCTTTGGAATCCTTCTCTTTCTCTTTCTCTTTCGAATCCTTCTGCTCCTCATTTGTTCCAAATATTACATCCTTTAAGGTGGGAAGCTTGATCTCACCTTTCCTGGATAGTGGTATGGTAATGTTCCCAACTATAGGAATGTCGATGATGAGTCCCAGTTCCAACTCATAGTCAATGTCCCAATCTGTAGCAATGTCCTTAACCAAAGTAATTATTATACTGTGTGGCACCTTCACCGGCACATCGATGAGAGTATCGCGGCTCGCCTTCAACGATCCAGGGTCTGGAATCCTCCCGGAAGCGATCACACTGCACAACACCTCACATTAAACAGATCAGATACAAAACGAAAGAAGCATTGGATGGAAACTAACTATATATACGCTGTGGTCGTGTAGGTCGTGTTGGTCCTGTTGGATGAGGTTCCATATTTGCATCCCTAACTTCTCCTCCAAGGCAAGCAAAAATAGATATACATTCTTCGTGGATTAATTGTATGTGGCTATTGGCTAGAGGGATTCGATTTTGAATTTTCAAATTGAAACTTCGAGCCAAATTTGAAGTTTTTAGGAGTTCAACACAATACTGTAAAATATGAACAACTGTTAGACATATAGCTGTGCTATATTTGTGATCTAATATATCTGAGTCGCCCAATCACATAACCTACATTTTCATTTGTGATCTAATATACTAGAAAAATGGTATGAGGATTATGCAGAATAACAAAGACATCCCCTACGATCCAATACCTCTAGCATCGAGAAACCATTTCTCCTATACCCAAGAGTTTTCCGACATACCAACCCCTTTTAGATCTGACCTCATTTACATGATAGCATGGCAGTACATGTTATATATATAGACACACATATATTATTCGAAACCAACACCAGATCGATGTGGGAAATAATTACATTAGGGAGTTGAATGAATTAAGGAAATACCTGCCAATGCTTTTGAGGGTGTAATCGATCTCGCAGATGGGGATGGAATGTGAATAGGGATTCTTGACGTTAACCTTGGCAAGGTAATCTGCAGAATCAAAGCTCACCTTCAAGAAATCAACATCGATCAGACTTGCCTCTGGTGTTGGCACATTTGCTATCTTCTCTGCCACATAGTTCTTTGCCTTGTCTAACAACGACTCCTCCGTCTTAGTCTCCTTTGCCTCCTTCTCAACCTCCTCCTTCACCTCCTCTTTCGACTTAAACACATCCAACAATGACCTATCCCTCTTCCCCTCCGCCTCCACCATAATCTCCTTCTTCCCCCCGGCCTCCTCAATCGAGTTAGACATTTTCAAAGCTAGCACAAACCAATTAACCAAGAGATTGAGATATATATTAGCTAGTTGATTGTGTGAATTATATATGGCTTTTGAGGAATCATTTTGACATTTTTCAATTGTCTATTTGAGACAGGGTTGAGATCTCTTTCCATATCTTAAGGGTGGAGAGTGATGAGTGATATGGCTGTGTTTTAGGTCAAATGAGGCCTTTCCATGTACGTACGCTACACCAACCAATTTCCTCTTTTTCAATATTACGTTTTAATTATGTAAAGAGTAATTTTAAATACACACCCATAATCTCTTAATACACACCCCTTACTTAATACACTACCCATCTAGTTTTTCATTTCAATATTATACTAAATACACATCCCAAATTACCTAAAATACCCTCAATATCTAAAACTAATAATAATTTGTTATTTAATATAATAATTATATATATACTATTTCACAACTCTCTTTACGTATTCTCTTTTATTTTCTATTAGATTTTTTGATCGGGTTATAAATTTTTTCTTGATATTTTTCAATTTAATTACAATCAAAAGAGTAATATTATATTCGAACTCTAAATGTCTAATATGACATCAATCGGCTAGAATTTGAAGAAAAAAAAATATTAAACATACATATATAATTGTTCAAAGTTAAGAAACTAGTAAAAGTACAATAGCATAAAAACTAGTATATACATAATTTTTTCAAAGTTAAGAAACTAGTAAAAGTTTAATAGCATAAAAACTAAAAACTAGTTTTTAGTCTGCAAGACAAAATCTAAAGTTTATAAAAAAAAACCCAAATGAATCGGTAAATAGTACATGTGATTATGAAAGTAATCGAAATTCAGGTGATGAATTTTGGAGAAGAGGTTTTTATTTCTTTTCTTTTGATGCGTAGTAATAATAGAGAAGAGTTAGGTTTTATGGAAGATGAAGTTTTTTTCTTTTCTTTTTTTTTCCCTAATAATTGATAGATGTTTTTGTAATTAAACATACCTATAAAATCTAATATGAAATATAAAATAATAGGGGTGTGTATTAAGAGATTAGAGGTGTGTATTTAAAATTTCTCTTATGTAAATTGACATTATTGTTCTTGTAACATAGGAATACAATGCAAACACCATTGGCAATTGGCATTATATCTGTATGGTTTTGTTCCTTGTTTTTCTAAGGAAGTGTAAGATTCGAAAGTGTACTGATCACAATCTAATTTAGTACGTACACAATAATCGCCATAAAAAAAAAATTATATGAAACCAAAGTTGACACACCTATTGTGTGGCTAACATGCTGGTTTCCATACCGAAATACTTGACAGATAGTCTGTCACGTTTTTGAACGTGATCTTCTGTATTTATGTACTTGCTATATATCTTAATTATCAATTTCTATGTTTAAGGAAAATCATTTGAGTGTTATAATTGGCAAATTCTATTCTCTTCTTGAGTCTCGTTTTAAAGAAGAATACACACACGGACACACATCTTTCAAAGATCTTGTTCGACATATATGTGATCATTTTGCTTATGTTTCATACTTGTGTGATGAATGTATATCGATATTGTCGATATATAGAGAGGAGGAGAATAGTGCTTATGCCATCGTAGTTCATTACAAACACTTGATGTTGTAAAGTAAAGATAAGAAGAATAGAAGACACATAGAGAATAGTTGGGAAGAGGTAGAATTGTTCTCATTCATTTTCATTAGCCTCCTTATATAGAGGTAAGGTTTACATTAGAGTACATAACTAATGAGTAATTATGTGGACAAACACATAAATCATAATATTTATAACACTGTATATATTTTCATATAATAATTAACATTTTAACATGCATGTATATATTAGCTAAACTTGTGATTTGGATTTGGCCTAGATAACAGTATGAATTACAAATTCAAAGGGAGCTTTTCCACTTTCGTGCAAGATCAAGAGACGTGATTCAATTAGAAAGCTTGAGATGAAAGGATGGTGGAAATTTGATCTTGGTTGGTGAGGGGGTTACAAGGTGTTATAACAGTTAAAGTGAAAAGTCATAATCACAGTACTTATCATATGTTCGATCATATAGCAAACCTTAGGGAGCTAGCTATATACACATTTAACTAGAACCTAGAGAGGAATTGCATTTGCCTCAAGAGAGGAGTTAGAGTTTCCATCAGTTTCTCGCAGGGATGATTGTGAGTTCCTTCATAAGTTGTCACCACGATGCTTGTGTCTTTAGATAGCCTCTGAATCTGCTTTTTCACATTACATGTGTGATGCGTGCAGCGATAGTAACTCCTATATGACCATGTTCAATGTCAAAGAAAGAATCAGATCCAGTACTGTATATGAAATATGTTTTATGTTCAACGCAATGAAGAAGAAAGATCATACACAACTTGCTAAAGTTCTAAACATTTGGCTTCGAATTGCCACAACATATACCCCTACGAGTTACTGTGAGTTTCTGGATAGTCTAATTCATAAGATTTATTAGGAATAATCCCATGGTTGTTTCGTCTAGTAAATATTTAACCATTTGGAGTTTCAGATTACTTGCGGCAGTCAAACAAATTGGATCGATCATATTTTCCAGAACCAAACCTATACATATAATTATAAATTCAAATTCCAAGCTTAATTATTCGAACAAGCAGTGTTGTTAGAAGAAACGATACCATATAACCAAACCATACAATATGATTATTAATATTTCTAACTTGATTCCATGCATCTTTTCAGAATTTAAAACCGTTGAGGAACAATATATTTTAATTTTACTGACTCAAAACATTTTTATTTACTATCTATCTACAGATCCTGATCCACTATATATTCAAAAGTCTAGAGTCTAGATGAATATATTTACATGTAATTACTGTACGTATCTGTTATTCTTTTCTATAGAAAACTGAAAATAATGAACATACAGTATTAGATAGATAAATTTAGGGGATGAATTAACCTGGGATATAAGCTGTTCTTGACGGCTTTCTGTCCATATTTTCTCCAACGGTAACCATCATCAAGAATATCATCAGCACTTCGAGTCTGAAATGCAAACCTAGGCCGAGTCGCTTTCCTCATCTTATAACCACCACCTTTCCTCTTTTTACTACCCTTTTGTTCCCGATCATCATCACCCTCAATAGCATTCTCACCAGCGGAGCCAGAGGCAGTACTAAGATCCGCCATACCCGGCACAGCCCTACAGTTATTAAGCTGATCATGACCGACTAGCCCATGATGACCTGCTTGGCCAGAGAGAAGGCTGATCCAGTCAATGTCTATAGGGTTAAGGAGTTGATGATCATGAGGCTGTAGAAGAGGAAGAGGAGGAGGATTCAATCCTGAGGGTGTGAAGAGCTGGTAGGATGGGTTTTGCGGCGGCAAGATTAAAGGTAATGATAGCTGCGGTGTTGATGATGAGGTCGGAGGTGGATTCATATGTTCTTGACCTCCTTCCATAATTGGAGGGTACGCTTTGAATGTAGTGAGAATGATAAGAGAAGAGCAGATCGAGAACTGAGAATCTTGGGTGGTGGTTTATATATAAAGCTTTCAATTATCAAGTAGATTGAGGTGGTGGAAGGTGAGAAGAAGTTGGACTTACCCGGCCACTTTCAACGAGAGAGAGAGAGAGAGAGAGAGAGAGAGAGAGAGATAGATAGATAGTAGATTAGGTTTAGGGGGTTGGAAGAGTGGCTAATAATCTTGAAGACTTGAAAATGATCGAGGATGATCGCTGGGCTTGTTTCTATGTATGTTTTTAGCAACACTGGATCCCTATCTCGAATTCTTGTAGTGCCCTAGGGTAAAGGCCAAAGCCAACTACATCTCAACTACTTCTGTTCAACTGCCCTTCCAGTTCAGAAAAGGAGAATAGGAGACGTGCCTCACCATACATATCGTTATCATCTATGCATGAAAATGCATGCTCTCTCTCTCTCTCTCTAAATTGGGGAAGGTGTTTAAGTAATTGTATATGTTGGGAATTTAGTTTAATCAGGAGTTCAGGACACATGTTCCAAATAACTGGTTGCAAACTTTAGTTTGATTAGATACTGTTTACCAACCTAAAGAGACCCACGGAAGAGGGAAAAGGTCTTAATTTGTGATCAAGACGAAGTACTTTAGCATTTCACCAACCATTTTCGAGCAACAGCAGTCTTGTCGATGCAATCTATTCAGAATGTTTTTTATATAGATAGATTTACTTAAAGAATTCAGTCTAATAAACAATGGAAAATTCAGGTATAAACCACTTGGTATAGTAAAGGTGGTCGAGTTTCATATAGTATAGAACTCCTATATATATTAAGAGTTAATTAGAGTCTCACCTCTCATCAATTTATGGCCAACAAGTTTAAGAGGCCTCCGGCTACGCGTGCCTGTGACGGGAGATTAATTTGGTTTTGTTGGGATACTATCGTGGACTTCAGTCTTGAATATTGACTGGGTAGATGTGTTGATTAATCTGGTTTTGTTGGGATACTGTCGTGGACTTCAGTCTCGAATATTGACTGGGTGGATGTGTTACTATGTAACTTGTTAAAGTAACCGAGATGACTTATTATCTCACTCCCAATTAAAAAGAAAAATGCAAGCATATGTACTAGAGAATATAGTAGCATGCATGTTTGATTAGCTATTTAGCTTCATCCTCAAGATCATCCTTATTGACCAAAAAAATAAATAAATCCTTATAAACAAAAACAAAAACAAATAAAAGACAAATCAAAATTCATTTTTGGTACTAATAACGATCATATTTATACAAAATGTTGACATCCTACTACATCCTATACTTTTAGCGCCTGACTGTGCCTCATATCATTTTATTGCATTGGATGTTTTATTGTTGGTCACAATTTGTGATGTTTTTTTTTTCGTTGTCGTACTGATATTTTCTTTTTATCTTAATCTGTACTCTGTAAGCGGTACATTAATGTATAGTTCCAAAGAACTGTAGGTTTAGTAATGATATCTTGGTCGTGAAACCCTACCGGATTAAGATTAGGCTATAGAATAAACACGTTTAATTAAACACGGTTTAATTCAAAGAGTTTTGTCGGTTTCTATTTTCCCGCTCTGATTGGGGATCAGTAGCTTGGCATCCAAGCACATCTGACATCTCACAGCCGTTTGCCAGATAGAAGTGAATTGCTTGATAGCCACGCTTCCTCATTTATCCCATTCCTACAAGGATAAGGGTTCCGATTACCACCGACCCTATACAACCCAGTCATCTCATACCCAAACGAACCATTCGCTCTTTGTTGCAAACAGATCTGAGAGAGAAAAAGAGAAAGTAGTGATCTTTGTTGCGCAAGAAGAAGAAGCAGAGAGAAAGAAAAAAGAGAGAGGCAATATGAAGAGGAAGGCGGAAGTGAGTCTTGGTTCAGGTTACAGGTGGATCAGAGGGAAGAAGATCGGAGAAGGAGGGTTCGGCTCCGTGTTCGTCGCGTTTGCCAAGATACCCCATATTGGAGAACACCACTTGCCCGAGGCAATGGCCATGAAATCCGCAAAGATCAAGGATTCCGATTCCATTCAATACGAGCTGGAGGTTTACAGGGAGTTGGAAACCAAGGGTGGTTGTTGCCCCTTCATCATTGAGCACTACGGTGAAGAGGTGACTTGGAGTAACGACGGGGAAGAGGTCTACAACTTGGCCATGGAAGTTGCATGGGGAAGCCTTGCGAGGTACTTAAAGATTATAGGTCATGGGTTGCCGGAATATCATGTGAGGCGGTACACCGGTGACATTCTCAGAGGGGTCAAACACATACGTAGGTGCGGGTACGTGCATTGTGATTTGAAACCAGAGAATATTTTGCTTGTGAAGAATGATGAGGGCTTTCCCTTTACGGCCAAAGTGGGTGATTTTGGGTTGGCCAAGAAGAATGAGGTTCGAGATAGATGGAGAGGCACGCCGATGTACTTGTCCCCGGAGACTGTCTTGTACAATGAGCAGGAACATGCCAGTGATATATGGGCCGTTGGGTTAATCGTTCTGGAGATGCTGACCGGTGAACGCGCCCGGGAGCATTTCTACCATCGTGACAGCAAGACACTCTACATTGTGGATGGAATGAAGCCCAAAATCCCTGATACGATCTCGATCCATGCTAGGGAGTTTCTGGAGTTTTGCCTAGCTCCAGAAACATGGGAAAGATGGTCAGCTGAGGAGCTCCTCTACCATCCTTTTGTTGCAGATGTTGTTAAGCCCAGAAACTTGGGAAAATGGTCAACTGAGGAGCTTCACAATCATCCTTTTGTTTCAGATGTTGTTAGCTCATAGTTTAGAATTTATGTTTAGAGCAATTCAAAGTTCATTTGTAAGTTCAAGCCTTCAAGGGATGGTGTTCCAATTGTTCAAGTCCTACTTGTTGTGGGATCCAAACGCAAGTTGTACGTGTATATAAAAGTTTGCACTTGTTTGAAGATATCTGAATCAAGTTCTTCTGTTTACTACTGTTTCCTCTTGTTTCAAGGTTAAGTTGATAGTTTCTAAAGAGTTATGCAACTGAAAATGGCAGTAGAGCTACTGTAAATTCTTCCCCACATTCCCTTTTCTGCAAAGATGTTGTATGCTGCAAAAGAAAAATCTTTACTCAAAGTACTGGTGCAAACTACACAACCTACACAGCACAATGGACATGTAATCTTCATCCAATTTGACACATTTACGTAAGATCAACAATCCAATTTACTTGTAACAAGGATCACTAAGGTGATTGGCAGTTTGTAACGAAGTTTCAAGATTGAGCGACTGATAGTTTCAAACAAACCCAAAATTTGCACATATAACCGATGGTAGTTTTATTTGGTACAACACCGAATTTACTTCAATGAATGACTTGAAGATAAAGAAAAAAAAAGTGTGTAACTTGATATAAAAGCCTCAACTCCAACTGTAAGAAATAGATCGCAGCACGAGTTCACAGTTACAACACAGCCAAGCTAATGTATAAAGAAAATGGATTTAAAATCACATCCAGAACAAAGTAATGCACCAACTGCAATGGAAATCAGAACAAAGGCCTCTTTCCATCTAGCATTCCCATCAGATGGTCAAACACTTGGGTCCCCGAATCTCGTAGACCAGAATGCATATATTCATTAGTTATCCACAACCGAATCCCTGCTATCTGTGAAGCTGTTTCCATGACCAGCTTAAAGTTAACATACATATCTTCGTAATAAACAGCAGCTGCAACAGGCACCTGACAATGTAGACAAAGAGACCTTACTAACAGAAGAAACTGTTGATTATTCACATTGTTTCAATCGCAACGAAAAGCAAGAGAGTTTAGATCTCCATATGCAAATGTTATTGCCAGTTGTCATAGCAGATCATTATCGTCGTACATAGGAAGCAAACCTTGTTATTATTTAGTGCAGTGATGTCGTATAATGGAGGCCAATCCTCTTTCTCAGCCAACATATTAGCAGCACCTTTGAATTTTCTCAAAGCATGAATCTCATCAAACATCCATGGGAAGATCATCTGCAGTAGTAAAAGTGTAAATTGTGTTCAGAAGGTCGAATTCAAAAGCAACAAGCAACTACATGCAGATAGCTAGGCTCTAGATCATCTGCATTAATCAGACACATCCTATATGCCAGACAGCTATAAGTCAACCATGTTGCGCAATATTCATCATCTACCACATAGATTGGTCCAAGCAAGTGTTTATGGTAAAAGTTTACTTTCATGAACAACTAGCATCATGATGATAATTAATATACTTCGGACGTCATGACTCCGTAAAAGAGTAAATTATTCTACATCTCAAATGCTTTGGACTGTTTCAGTCCATAAGGTATTTAACAACCGGAGTACTTAAATAATTCATCAGAGATCTGTTTGATAAAC
Above is a window of Fragaria vesca subsp. vesca linkage group LG7, FraVesHawaii_1.0, whole genome shotgun sequence DNA encoding:
- the LOC101304045 gene encoding mitogen-activated protein kinase kinase kinase 2-like, with protein sequence MKRKAEVSLGSGYRWIRGKKIGEGGFGSVFVAFAKIPHIGEHHLPEAMAMKSAKIKDSDSIQYELEVYRELETKGGCCPFIIEHYGEEVTWSNDGEEVYNLAMEVAWGSLARYLKIIGHGLPEYHVRRYTGDILRGVKHIRRCGYVHCDLKPENILLVKNDEGFPFTAKVGDFGLAKKNEVRDRWRGTPMYLSPETVLYNEQEHASDIWAVGLIVLEMLTGERAREHFYHRDSKTLYIVDGMKPKIPDTISIHAREFLEFCLAPETWERWSAEELLYHPFVADVVKPRNLGKWSTEELHNHPFVSDVVSS
- the LOC101307045 gene encoding desiccation protectant protein Lea14 homolog; translation: MAGIFDKAKNFATEKLGNIEKPEAELTDVDFRKASFDAAEYLGKVHVKNPYDHSIPICEISYTLKCVGREIVSGKIPDPGSIEASDVTILEVPVKVPHSVLATLCKDVGADWDIDYELILGLTIDLPVIGNFTIPLSKKGEIKLPSLTSLFG
- the LOC101303752 gene encoding desiccation protectant protein Lea14 homolog; the encoded protein is MSNSIEEAGGKKEIMVEAEGKRDRSLLDVFKSKEEVKEEVEKEAKETKTEESLLDKAKNYVAEKIANVPTPEASLIDVDFLKVSFDSADYLAKVNVKNPYSHSIPICEIDYTLKSIGSVIASGRIPDPGSLKASRDTLIDVPVKVPHSIIITLVKDIATDWDIDYELELGLIIDIPIVGNITIPLSRKGEIKLPTLKDVIFGTNEEQKDSKEKEKEKDSKEKDKDSD
- the LOC101307333 gene encoding probable WRKY transcription factor 24-like yields the protein MEGGQEHMNPPPTSSSTPQLSLPLILPPQNPSYQLFTPSGLNPPPLPLLQPHDHQLLNPIDIDWISLLSGQAGHHGLVGHDQLNNCRAVPGMADLSTASGSAGENAIEGDDDREQKGSKKRKGGGYKMRKATRPRFAFQTRSADDILDDGYRWRKYGQKAVKNSLYPRSYYRCTHHTCNVKKQIQRLSKDTSIVVTTYEGTHNHPCEKLMETLTPLLRQMQFLSRF
- the LOC101306752 gene encoding desiccation protectant protein Lea14 homolog, yielding MAGLFDKAKNFVTEKLGNVEKPEAELTDVDFRKVSFDAAEYLGKVHVKNPYDHSIPICEISYTLKCVGREIVAGTVPDPGSIKASDVTILEVPVKVPHSVLATLCKDVGADWDIDYELILGLTIDLPVIGNFTIPLSKKGEIKLPSLTSLFG